From the genome of Streptacidiphilus rugosus AM-16, one region includes:
- a CDS encoding carboxylate-amine ligase — translation MNSHDPDRDLAPEGSGDVPRLGVEEEFLLLDPESGRPLARAADVRRRSRLYPALGPDEVQHELLMAQLELATPVCRTLPEVAGHLLRMRCTLAEAARDDGCVLTACAAAPFPDGAWAVPVTDKPRYQRMRKEAPLLTDEQLINGQHVHVEVRDEQARIEALNRVRPWLPLLLALSAGSPLWRGRDTGFASWRYFVNDRWPVSGVPPLFHDVEEYRRRTDELVSRGMVADTRQLYWLARPSAHYPTLEVRACDVQIAPEDAVMLAGLVRALVMTVLAEADAGVPVPEPAPELLPAAVWHAARHGLTGDLHDPRDLRPRPAATVVRAVLDHLEPALRRSGDHEQVRSAVERVLREGNGAVRLRGTLEAAGWPAVLSFLTGRSDGLQDGTGHPRVRRSLAP, via the coding sequence GTGAACAGCCACGACCCCGACCGTGACCTGGCGCCGGAGGGAAGCGGCGACGTGCCGCGCCTCGGCGTCGAGGAGGAGTTCCTGCTGCTCGACCCGGAATCCGGCAGGCCTCTCGCCCGCGCCGCCGACGTCCGTCGACGGTCCCGCCTGTACCCGGCCCTCGGGCCGGACGAGGTGCAGCACGAGCTGCTGATGGCGCAACTGGAGCTGGCCACTCCCGTATGCCGGACCCTGCCCGAGGTGGCGGGACATCTGCTGAGGATGCGCTGCACGCTGGCCGAGGCAGCCAGAGACGACGGCTGCGTCCTGACCGCCTGCGCGGCCGCTCCCTTCCCCGACGGCGCCTGGGCGGTTCCCGTGACCGACAAGCCCCGCTACCAGCGCATGCGCAAAGAAGCACCCTTGTTGACGGACGAACAGCTCATCAACGGCCAACACGTCCACGTCGAGGTCCGCGACGAGCAGGCCCGGATCGAGGCGCTGAACCGGGTGCGGCCGTGGCTGCCACTCCTGCTGGCCCTGTCGGCCGGCTCACCGCTGTGGCGCGGCCGCGACACCGGATTCGCCAGCTGGCGCTACTTCGTCAACGACCGCTGGCCCGTGAGTGGTGTTCCGCCTCTCTTCCATGACGTCGAGGAGTACCGACGCCGCACCGATGAACTGGTCAGCCGGGGGATGGTTGCGGACACGCGGCAGCTGTACTGGCTGGCCCGTCCCTCGGCGCACTACCCGACCCTCGAGGTCCGGGCCTGCGACGTACAGATCGCACCCGAGGACGCGGTGATGCTGGCGGGACTCGTCCGCGCCCTGGTCATGACCGTCCTCGCCGAGGCGGACGCCGGAGTGCCCGTGCCCGAGCCGGCTCCCGAGCTCCTGCCGGCCGCGGTCTGGCACGCCGCTCGCCATGGACTGACCGGCGACCTGCACGATCCCCGGGACCTGCGCCCCCGTCCTGCGGCGACGGTCGTGCGCGCAGTCCTGGACCATCTGGAACCCGCCCTGCGTCGGTCGGGTGACCACGAGCAGGTCCGGTCGGCGGTGGAACGTGTGCTCAGGGAAGGCAACGGGGCCGTGCGCCTGCGCGGCACGCTCGAAGCCGCGGGGTGGCCGGCCGTCCTGTCCTTCCTCACCGGGCGCAGCGATGGCTTGCAGGACGGCACTGGGCACCCGCGCGTTCGGCGAAGCCTCGCGCCGTAG
- a CDS encoding STAS domain-containing protein: protein MVMTSTDAARLRAPGPPGAAITCTKTVFGAVACRVDGDLDIESAPVISRALRDAVGQVQRPGELFVDLGSVSYFGAAGVTTLLRLREAAVAARVPLVLVAPSPMVRRVLEMTATCRLFTIVSRLQAVEAH, encoded by the coding sequence ATGGTCATGACCTCCACCGATGCTGCCCGCCTGCGCGCGCCCGGCCCGCCCGGGGCCGCCATCACCTGTACGAAAACCGTCTTCGGCGCAGTCGCCTGCCGTGTTGACGGCGACCTGGACATCGAGTCCGCTCCCGTCATCTCCCGGGCGTTGCGCGACGCCGTGGGCCAGGTGCAACGACCGGGCGAGCTGTTCGTCGACCTGGGCAGCGTCTCGTACTTCGGTGCGGCAGGCGTGACCACCCTGCTGAGACTGCGTGAGGCCGCTGTGGCTGCGCGGGTGCCGCTGGTACTCGTCGCCCCCAGCCCCATGGTCCGTCGTGTTCTGGAGATGACCGCCACCTGCCGGCTGTTCACCATCGTGTCCAGATTGCAGGCCGTGGAAGCTCACTGA
- a CDS encoding DUF6296 family protein gives MDQARYRLAFSTGGDTDDVVEVHATCEVAASGRQVYRDETGGVRVEISGDGDARMVPTSAHPHPAQPSGCWRLS, from the coding sequence ATGGATCAGGCGAGATACAGGCTGGCATTCTCCACCGGCGGCGACACGGACGACGTCGTCGAGGTACACGCGACCTGCGAGGTCGCCGCGTCGGGGCGGCAGGTGTACCGCGACGAGACGGGCGGCGTGCGCGTCGAGATCAGTGGCGACGGCGACGCGCGGATGGTGCCGACGAGCGCGCACCCGCATCCAGCGCAGCCGAGTGGATGCTGGCGTTTGAGCTAG
- a CDS encoding STAS domain-containing protein has protein sequence MTAALFEESTTGLLKVDIHRVGAVVVCRMTGDLYLDTLSQAEHALEAAAADLPPLLCVDMHQAQMCDATGLGLLLRLSVRVPLAVVDPSHQVTRVLQLSEVSLALRVFPTVDDAIEALHRMDQGNGPASSNASIHSAALDAGARSSAPSARRRRH, from the coding sequence ATGACCGCCGCATTGTTCGAGGAGTCGACCACAGGACTGCTGAAGGTGGACATCCACCGGGTGGGAGCGGTGGTGGTGTGCCGCATGACGGGGGACCTGTACCTCGACACGCTCTCGCAGGCCGAACACGCCCTGGAAGCGGCAGCAGCCGACCTGCCGCCTCTCTTGTGCGTGGACATGCACCAGGCCCAGATGTGTGACGCCACCGGCTTGGGCCTCCTGCTGCGCCTGAGCGTCCGGGTGCCGCTGGCGGTGGTCGACCCCAGCCATCAGGTCACCCGGGTCCTGCAACTGAGCGAGGTGTCCCTGGCCTTGCGTGTCTTCCCCACGGTCGATGATGCCATCGAGGCGCTCCACCGCATGGATCAGGGGAACGGGCCGGCTAGCTCAAACGCCAGCATCCACTCGGCTGCGCTGGATGCGGGTGCGCGCTCGTCGGCACCATCCGCGCGTCGCCGTCGCCACTGA
- a CDS encoding MerR family transcriptional regulator has product MDRRNLLPIGQFSQASGLSVTALRHYDACGVLVPTFVDPVSGYRYFQRDQVRTAQSIRALRQLDIPVEEVRRLLSGDEAELVAAVREHLRAAERRLDVQRSVVHSLLSRLTEGAEMTHRVTVRPGVAERILVRAASVDNAGLEAFLRGSYREMYEVAGRGPLTFAGPAFVRFHGVCDDENETLVEACLPFWTKGAQPTDLPEGMTVRELPESTLACTEVEGAAAGFPQILGAYDTVANWIAEHGFAFAGPVRMIYRRWTGIPDDPNTRMEIAWPIDEPTDSP; this is encoded by the coding sequence GTGGACAGGAGAAACCTGCTGCCGATCGGGCAGTTCTCGCAGGCCAGTGGCCTCTCGGTGACCGCACTCCGGCACTACGACGCCTGCGGCGTGCTCGTGCCGACGTTCGTCGATCCGGTGAGCGGCTACCGCTACTTCCAGCGTGACCAGGTGCGGACGGCGCAGTCGATCAGGGCGCTGCGGCAGCTGGACATCCCTGTCGAGGAGGTGCGTCGTCTGCTCAGCGGCGACGAGGCAGAGCTGGTCGCCGCAGTGCGGGAACACCTGCGGGCAGCCGAACGACGGCTGGACGTGCAGCGCTCCGTGGTCCACAGCCTGTTGAGTCGACTGACCGAAGGAGCCGAGATGACCCACCGCGTCACCGTTCGTCCAGGAGTCGCCGAACGGATCCTCGTCCGTGCAGCGAGCGTGGACAACGCCGGGCTGGAGGCCTTCCTCCGTGGCTCCTACCGCGAGATGTACGAAGTCGCCGGCCGCGGACCGCTCACCTTCGCCGGGCCCGCCTTCGTTCGTTTCCACGGAGTGTGCGACGACGAGAACGAGACCCTCGTGGAGGCGTGCCTGCCCTTCTGGACGAAGGGCGCGCAACCCACGGACCTGCCCGAGGGCATGACCGTGCGTGAGCTCCCCGAGTCCACCCTCGCCTGCACGGAGGTGGAGGGAGCCGCCGCCGGCTTCCCGCAGATCCTCGGTGCGTACGACACCGTCGCCAACTGGATCGCCGAGCACGGCTTCGCTTTCGCGGGCCCGGTTCGGATGATCTACCGACGCTGGACCGGAATCCCGGACGACCCGAACACCCGCATGGAAATCGCCTGGCCGATCGACGAACCCACCGACAGCCCATGA
- a CDS encoding S53 family peptidase, whose amino-acid sequence MTEQHVLLAGSERPVKHDARRVRDAGAKDSVSVTVSLRGAGLDENPEQRRADADKTKAVLERFGLRSSDESKIPQGSLGMTGTVEAMNKAFQTDLGIYHSDRQGDFRGREGELKIPADLQGIVTGVFGLDQRRMARRASFTGHGAFGSLSPADLEQRYNFPGGDGGGQHVAIAEFGGGYLDADTEAFTAKHHLPQAQVDVVELGYTPPRSWQEIQQMPRQDQQAVMEVLPEVMMDVQIVAGLVPAAQISVYFTNWDQKGWIDLLDQALADKPVALSISYGLPEDDPDWADVAIAEIEKRLSAAAQLGITVCVSSGDDGSGDQMSDGRCHVNYPAASPSTLAVGGTMINGGDEEAWWVAPGDRAGRGGATGGGVSVLFDRPDWQHNVRVQTLNPGAKAGRVVPDVAALAGPPYYDLILHGRPRPNGGTSASAPLWAALITRINAQLPAAKRQRFLTPLLYQNGASAAMLDIGVGHDNASFPQPGVGYAVQKGYDACTGLGVPDGTALLAALQ is encoded by the coding sequence GAACCCCGAGCAGCGGCGCGCGGACGCCGACAAGACGAAGGCCGTGCTGGAGCGGTTCGGCCTGCGAAGCTCGGACGAGAGCAAGATTCCGCAGGGCAGCCTCGGTATGACCGGCACGGTCGAGGCCATGAACAAGGCCTTCCAGACCGATCTGGGGATCTACCACAGCGATCGGCAGGGTGACTTCCGCGGGCGTGAGGGCGAGCTGAAGATCCCCGCCGACCTCCAGGGCATCGTGACCGGGGTCTTCGGCCTGGACCAGCGACGGATGGCCCGGCGGGCCTCGTTCACCGGACACGGGGCGTTCGGATCGCTCAGCCCTGCCGACCTGGAGCAGCGGTACAACTTCCCGGGCGGCGACGGTGGCGGGCAGCACGTCGCGATCGCCGAGTTCGGCGGCGGCTACCTCGACGCCGACACCGAGGCCTTCACCGCCAAGCACCACCTGCCGCAGGCCCAGGTCGACGTCGTGGAGCTCGGCTACACCCCGCCGCGCTCGTGGCAGGAGATCCAGCAGATGCCGCGTCAGGATCAGCAGGCGGTGATGGAGGTCCTGCCGGAGGTGATGATGGACGTGCAGATCGTCGCCGGCCTCGTCCCGGCAGCACAGATCTCCGTCTACTTCACGAACTGGGACCAGAAGGGCTGGATCGACCTGCTCGACCAGGCCCTGGCCGACAAGCCGGTGGCCCTGTCGATCAGCTACGGACTGCCCGAGGACGACCCCGACTGGGCGGATGTCGCGATCGCCGAAATCGAGAAGCGGCTGTCCGCTGCCGCGCAGTTGGGCATCACGGTGTGTGTGTCCTCGGGTGACGACGGCTCGGGCGACCAGATGAGCGACGGCCGTTGCCACGTCAACTACCCCGCCGCCAGCCCGTCGACGCTCGCCGTGGGCGGAACGATGATCAACGGTGGCGACGAGGAGGCCTGGTGGGTGGCGCCCGGCGACCGCGCCGGGCGCGGCGGCGCCACCGGTGGTGGCGTCAGCGTCCTGTTCGACCGTCCCGATTGGCAGCACAACGTCCGAGTGCAGACGCTGAACCCCGGCGCCAAGGCAGGTCGAGTGGTCCCCGATGTGGCCGCGCTGGCCGGCCCGCCGTACTACGACCTGATCCTGCACGGCCGCCCCAGGCCCAACGGCGGCACCAGCGCCTCCGCCCCGCTGTGGGCCGCCCTCATCACACGGATCAACGCCCAGCTCCCGGCAGCGAAGCGGCAGCGGTTCCTGACGCCCCTGCTCTACCAGAACGGCGCGAGCGCCGCGATGCTCGACATCGGCGTCGGCCACGACAACGCCTCCTTCCCCCAGCCCGGCGTGGGCTACGCGGTCCAGAAGGGATACGACGCCTGCACCGGCCTGGGCGTCCCCGACGGCACAGCCCTTCTCGCCGCACTCCAGTAG